Below is a genomic region from Hevea brasiliensis isolate MT/VB/25A 57/8 chromosome 3, ASM3005281v1, whole genome shotgun sequence.
aatatataattattatataatttaattttctaaatacaatccttaattaatttgatctttcaaatttaaatgatataaaagtattaattactaaatataattgtcAAATGAGgtttcctaatttttaatttaaaaacgtCAATAGTAGTAAAATTAAAATCCAcatttattttaagaaaaaatCAAAACCATGgagtgaaaaatttttaaatacatttcttataattaaatttagtacTGAATTGCTGATAATTTGCTAATGCAATACgtttaatttcaaaattcaatgaCTATTTTCATGACACTCCCACAATTGAAAGTTTAATTTTCATAGATATttgaatttttatgaaaaattaatgattaatttttttaaatatatctaattattaaaggtaatgtctatctattaatttttaaatttaaaaaaaatagagaagtcaacattaaattttttctatattttctcaacaattataatatgtaattagtaaatataattatcaaataTTATCATAttctctaatttttaatttgaagtcAATGACAATAAAATTAAGACTCATGTTTACTTTAAATGAAAATGAATACATAGaaattttttctcttctttttatatatttaataaattttaatttactttaatattattttattttaattatttaatattattattattattattattattattattattattatcaacaaAGAATAACTTATAtccgttaaaaaaaaattatgatcatTAAAGTTATTGATTTAAGGGtaattatgaatttatttaattaaaaattaataataatattaaatttttttaattaaaaaataatatttttttgttaataataatttaatggcCTGAttacatttaatataaaatttttttatcttctttattttatatattcataCACTATTCTGCATAGTACGAAAATTCCTTCCGCTAGTAATGATCATAGAATCAAATGAAAAAGGTTTTTCATGGGATCTCTCAAAAATCAAATCCAATTACAAATATCAATGACACTATATGGTCAGAAGAAACGCATTGGTACGTGGCAGAATATTAGTGATCCAAATCATTGATTATGTGCAAACTCAAGAATCCTTATGTGATAAACAAGTAACTGGATCTGGGAGTGTCCAACGACAGGCCATTCAGAATctcatattaattataaaatatttataatttatataaaaataaaaattttattaaaattattataattttaataataatttatttttatcgtatttttacttttttaaaaaatgataattaagaagttaattgaaaaaaaaaaggataaataaGGAACCGAGTATTGAGTTAATTACCTTGTTTGACAGAGCAAAAAGAGGGAGAAACAAAAGCGGTACCTATGAGTCGGATGACAAAGAGTAAAGTATTCAGaaagtttattttatttaaatttaaatttaattaatatttttaatatttaaatttattttaaacttaaatttatttatttatattaatatttaaggtttataaaatattttatattatttataaatattttaagatcttaattaaattattgaaatgtaaaaatatgtaaatatattaaataaattcatttaataatatattaattatcagTAATTATCTTTTGACTGTTGATAGTGAGCGTTATCAATAATTGATGACGGCTATTGATAATTAATGGTATTCAATAATACgtgatattttaataatattatatattattaagaATAATAATCAcactttttcaaaaaaaaaatatgaattataAAACGAACGGGAATCttagtttataaaaaaaaaaaaaatcattttgatCTCTAGAAAAAATTTACAATAAGATAGGCCTCTCAATTTCTAATTTCGATCAAATAATCCAAAATTAATGACATTAATTGATaatgttaaagaaaattaataaggAAGGTAATTTAAAGGCaagtaattgaaattaattaaaattataatataaagggtttaattaatttcaattaaaattaaaaaaaaattgttttaactcTACATTTCTCAGAAATTAAAAtgacaattaaataataattgaaGAGTCAAAATAAGCTTTTTAAAGAACAAATTAAGCGGAGATTTTTTCGACATGATTAACTGAGTGTGTTGAATTGGGCGCTTGGATGCGGAAATTACCGTACAGGTCTCGTGAAAGCACGAGATTCGTTCGATTAACACAAATCTTAATCCAACGAACCAAACACGTTCACAAAAGTTACCCGCGAAACATTTATCATTTTTTCCACCGTTTAGCATTTACGATACGCATATAAATACCCATCCACCGAAAAAAGGTAATATTCTTGTTTCATAGGAAGCTTCCTGGAAGTTGCCATGGCTCTCACTGCTCCCACTCTCCATTTAAGCCACCCACCTTCGTCTCTCTTTCTCCTCAACCCATcaactctttcttcttcttcttcttcttcttcttctctttgtaTTCTTTTCTGTTTTTGGGTTACTCAAACTTTCCGCCATGAATCAGTTCATCAAGGTAATCAGCCCCAAACGTCTCTTTCGATCCAAAAAGGACCGATCTATTGTCTCCAGATCTGACCCTTCATCGTATAGTTATGGCGCTTTGTCGTCTACGTCCTCGGACTCTTCTATTTCCAATGATAAGCAAGGTTCAAGAGGTGGTGTGGTTGATTTCGGAACGCCCACTACTGTTCTCCCTGAAATATCAGGTGACTGGTCTGATATCTCCTCTGATATTTATTCAGAGCTGGTTCAGGCTTTTAAGCTGATAGACAGGGATAATGATGGGATTATTTCGAGGACTGAGTTAGAGGCTCTGTTGAGCCGATTAGGAGCGGAGCCACCTAGCCAAGAGGAGTTGGCGATGATGTTGAGCGAGGTGGACCAAGACGGTGATGGGTACATAAGCGTGGAGGCTCTAATGAACCTGATCGGCTCGGCCTGTGAGCCGGCAGCGGACGAAGAGCTGAGAGTGGCATTCGAGTTCTTCGACACGGATCAGGATGGGAAAATAACAGCAGAGGAGCTACTTGGAGTTTACAAATCTATCGGGGACGAGCGGTGCACGTTAGACGATTGCCGGCGCATGATAGCAGAGGTCGATAAGAACGGGTATGGGTTCGTATGCTTCGAAGATTTTTCTCGGATGATGGAGCTTCAAAGATGATCATGTCTTTTATTTAGATCGTGTGATTGTGGTGCTCTTGAtaaatgtctttttttttttttttttttctgaatcgAGTGATCTAGGGTGGAGTAGCTAAGGGAGATGAGATGTGTAAAGATCTGAACGGCCCTGATTGCTTGATCTAGCTGGCGTATAATATTGCTTCTTTCAGCCGTATATATAACATAATCAGATAATTACTTGAAAATTTCCCTTTTttctataaattattattcaattttaaaatattatcataTTTTAACATAATAAGTTATATATCCACATAAGCTACGAGGATAGGTAACACCACAAAGATCATGTTGGAGCCAAGGCAGGATGCTCGCTGGAGGAACTTGGAGAAAATGATAGCCTTGAGGAGAGAACTGGAGAAATCTGCGTGTCAGTCACCTGGGAATTTAGCTATAGATGTGTGAGACTTGGACCTTCCAATGAAACTGCAAGAGATTCTGGATATATTGCATTATGGTTGTGGCGCAACCTGGAGTCTGCAATCTTCCTTGGAAAATATTAACAGTAATAGAATTGTTGCATTACGATCGCACTCCTATGGTTCAGTCTCCGTGCAAGTTTTGAGACGTTCCGACATAGCCCAGATTTTAGCGCCTGGGATAAAAATGAGCTTTTTACCATACGGGTGGAAGGGAAAAAAGAATTAACATTACCGTATGGGTGGAAGGAAAAAAAGAATTAACAAAAAGGGGTACGAAAAGGGGTTTAGCTTGAGAAATATTATCATTGAggcaagtgaaaaaaaaaaaaaaaaactctagtcACATTAGCGTTAATTAAGGACATTATTTGTAATGGCATTCAGAAAGAGGACGCAAATATTGATAGCATTTTGAAGGAGAAAGGGCCCGGGATGCTATTAATGGGTTGGGATGCCAACTGTAATGGCGTTTTGGTTTGTTCACATGCCAATGCTTGGATACTATATATTATGATTAGCACTCTCATGCTTAGACACTTATAATTAACATTCAATACTTGATGCTATTATAATTAGCAGTTTGAACGCTATTATGGCTCATACCATACCCGTGACAAATCCTTTTTGTTTTTTTGTGAGTGCTAGTAAGAATAGTGTCCACGTAAAAATAAAAACCTACCCTTTGCCCATTTCACCATTGCTCTAATGTTCTCTAACCTGGTTAGTCATCTCTTGTGTCTATATCCATTTTATATTGTTTTAAGGTATGTTAATTAGTTTCTTTTACTAACATCTATTTAATAGATGTTAGTAAATAGATGTTAGTAAAAGAAACTAATTAACATACCTTAAAATAACATGAAATGGATATGGACGAGAGCACGTCAGAGAACATTAGAGCAACAGTAAAATTAGCGAATGGTAGGTTGGACGCTATTCCTACTAGCATCCCATGTAAAAAAAGCAACAAAGTTTGTCATGGATATGATACGAGCCATAGTATAGGAGTGTTGATTATAATACCGTCTAAGCATGAGATTGCTATTATAATAGCGTCTAAGCATGGGAGTGCTGATTATAATAGCATCCCAACCCTTAGATGCTATTAATAATAACATCCCATGCCCTTTCTCCTTCAAAACACTATTAGTATTGGTGCTCTCTTTCTAAATGCCATTATAAATAGCGTCCTGCTTAATTAATGCTAATATGACTAACATTCTTTTTTCTACTCACCTTCCATTGATAATATTTTTCAAACTAACCCCCTTCTtgttaattccttttttttttttttttcctttcaccCGTATGGTTAAAAGCTCAATAAAAACCTTCCCCCAATGTTGTAAATCCACCATAAAAACAACAACCTCTATCATCCCTGATGAGTCCTCCTGATAAAGCCCTTTCACCATTCCTCTTTAGAGAACCATCTGTATTAACTTTGACAAACAGAGCATTTGGGATACATTAGTAAATTCAACAATCCGTTACTTCATTGAGCAAAGTGGAACAAACAAGTTTTGTTCTACAGAGACAACTTTCAAAGTTTTAATTCATTAAATTGATatgatgattttttttaaaattttaaatacttttaaattttatatcttttacaatttttttttaatttttttagaaacGGGGAGCAAAGCATAAAGACAAACTAAACAGGACAAGAACACCATAAGCTACACCAGACAAATCATAGTCAAGCCATTATTGAAGGCCAAGAGGGGCATGCTGAAGCTCATGAACACCAAAAGGGAAATTGACTGCAATACCAGCAAGAAAATCAACACTCATGTTTGCTTCTCCCCATATATGAGAGATACAAATAATCCTACTCCTTAGAACCAAACTCTGGATAGAAAAAACCAAGCGAGGTAGCATGAATAATAGGCAGCAAAACACCATTCACAAGCTGAATAACAAGCAAATTATCCCACTCAATCAAAAGATTCATAAAGCACTAAGCCTCCTTGCTAATTTAAGACCTTCAAAGAGAGCCCAAAGCTAATAACATTGAGTACCTTCCTATTGGGCAACAAAAGTACCCTATCATCTACCATAACCATCATGAACTAGACACACCCCCCCCTCTACCCCCCAACTCTAACTAGTTAATTAGCCATCACAAGCCATAACACCATCCATATTTAACTGCAACCAATTAGACACAGGAGTTTGCCACGAAACCCAGCAATCTTGTTGCCTCCCCACCCCATTGCGCAAAGCATCTATCTCACTAAACACTGCAACATAGTTTCTAGcagtaaaataaatttcattaactAAACTTGAAGTCTTAGCCATCACATTTTCAAAGAGGAATTGATTTCTACTATTCCAAAATTTCCAGATAGCTACACCAAACAATAAGGGCCAAGACAAACCCTTACTACTAATATccctaaatttcaaatttttctctCGCCAAACAGTAATAGGAATCAAGGTATCAAAGAAATTACTAATTAGACCACTAGGAACAAAACAACGCCATACTGTATCGACATGCCTGCAATCATGAAGAGCATGGAGAGAAGATTTAGAGAAACCCAAGCAAAAAGGGCACTCTCCCATAGAGTTAATATGCCGAAGAACTCTCTCCTCATTTGTTAAAATCCTATTGTGGCTTGCAAGCCATAAGAAAGTCTAGATGCGTTAAGGACCCATCCATTGCCAAATATATTTCCAAATAGTAGGACCATGAGGGGAGGCAGTATGAGCACTATAAGCTAATTTGACTGAAAAGTTTCCCTAAGAAGAAAACTTTTAATAACATATATCCGTACCTTGAGAAGTAGAAGGAGGAAAGGTAGTTGTGACGAGGTCAACCATCTTAGGGGAAAGGAACGAAGCAAACTTATCCCAAATCGACACTCCATTATCATTAATATAATCAACCACAACTTCATCCGACAATAAAGTAGGAACATGATACAAGCCACATCTACCAAACAAAAATTATTTAGCAACCAACAATGACGCCAAAAGCGAGCTCTTCGACTATTACTAATCAACCACGCTAAACCATGAAGAAAATCTTTCTAAACCCCATGAATACCCTTCAAAGAACTGAACAATTAAAACTCAGATTGCCCATTGATTACCCTTCCAAATCCATATGATATTTGGAAAAAAGTGCCTGAACCCATAAAGTTTTGGGGAAGAGATCATAGTCTAACCCAATTTTAGCAAGAAAGCCTTAACCCAAACCACTTGTCTCTTTAGGCTGATGAACCTTGTCCCACTTAATAAGAGGCATGCATTTCTTACCCTCCACTGAGCCCTAAATGAAACTATGACAGAGTTTATCAACATCTTTATAGATATAAGCAGGCAGCTTGGTTGTCTGCAAAGCATAAAATGGAATAGAAATAATTACAGAGTGGGGTAGAGTAATCCTACTAGCCAAAAAAAATGGTCAACATTTCACCCCAATAAATGCTTTTGCACTTTTTGGAGAATATAATCATAAGTACTTTTGCGAACTCTTGAATGAAAGAGAGGCACACCCATATATTTACCTAAAtcattagtgacctaaaaccctTGCATCCTACTCAGAGAATTGTAGAGTTGAGAACTAACATTATTGGAGAAAAATATTTGAGATTTACGCACATTGGCCTTCTAACCTGAACAAAAGCAAAAATCATTAAGGAAATTCTTAATAACAGTCAAGTGATCCACACTCGCTTCAGCAAAAAGGATGAGATCATTCGTAAAAAATAAGTGGGAAAGCTTAGGTCCTCCCCTATTTAGTTTAATAGGCCACCATATATTCAAATTAACAGCTCTTGATATGGCATGGGAGAGTTGCTCTATATAAAGAACAAATAAAGAAGGAGACAGGGGGTCATCTTGGTTTAAACCTCTAGCAGGATAAAAAGGAACAGAGACATTGCCATTCCACTAAATCTGTGTAGAGTTGCAAGACACACAGTGTATGATGACAAATGACACAAAGTGCCTGCTTCAATTAGAGAGTCAAACATGAAATTCCATAAAATTCGATCATAAGTTTTTTCCACATCAATCTTTATAGCCATGAAACCAAACCTAATTGTCTTCCTTCTTCATCGAGTGAAACACCTCCTGGGCCACAATAATATTTTTAGTAATATGCCTGTCAAGACTATAGCttgtttaaataattttttattttataaatctaatatatatatatatatatatatatatatatatatatatatatatatatatatatatataaaacacaacacgtacacacacacatataaaaGCAAAAGACTCAAAAACTATTAACCACAATTTTATGGGTGTTTTCATCATttattgacacttggcataattaaaaaataataattttatttaaacaaTGTCAATTAATCTAAATGATAGGGATAGTCTAAATGTAACTATCTATATCCTTTTGTAATAGATATGTGTTTGTTGTTAgtctaattttattaataaatttgagTTTTATCGCCTCTTTTGGGAAGATTTGGTGTCTCCTCTTCTGTGAGGATTTGGTGTTAGCCAAATACATAATCACACACTTGTACTATTTAGTTATTGCCTAACACACTCTTGAACTAAATTCTGAACCTATTAGACACCtcaggttaaaaaaaaaaaaaaaaaaaaccataacatTTAGACACAAAATTGCATAGTAAGCAAGTTGCATGATTTCACATGGAAAGAGGCGAGTGAATAAGATATTGGTTGTCTATGTTGAACCTATAATGGCTAGTTGGCACCCATCTTTAAAACAATGCTCATTTCTTACCTATAAactctttcttctttcttgcaaGTGCATTTTCTTCTTCACCTTAAGAAGCTACagattacaaacaatttaagtaATTTAAATCTAAAATAAAGCATGTACAAAGTCATCAAAATAACCCAAACTCATATGTTCTCCAAGCAACGGCTATTTTCTTCTGCCACTTTTACCACCTCACCTTACCTTGGAGTAAGAACATACAATCATGGTTGTTGCACTCAATAGGCACAAGCTATGAAGAATATGGGCAAAGAAAATCAAGAACGCATGGCTTAAAgctcaaagaaataaaaataaatcaaatttattaaaaaaaaatcacattaTTTATTAATGAGAAATTGAGAATTGAGCTTAAAGGTTGAATCTCTGTGTAATAATTTATAATCAATGGGCATTGTTAGATTGATGAAATACAACATTTAAATGATTTGTGATTTTCTGTAAGtttttttgataaaaaataataacatTTTAATGAAGATAAACAACTCAATATGTTGGACAAAAAAATGCATTTTCAAtcaagaggaaaaaaaaatagaaaagagaAGGTTAATTTGCTCAATATAGTTGCTTACCAAGATCAAATCCATTCTTACTAATTCCTTAATCAACAGAAATATCTGTTTAGTAATGTATGAAGCAACAGGTAGGCAAAGGCATGCAACCAGCAATGAGAATTTTTTTGGTTCTCTAACGTGTTGAAGAAGAGTTTGATATACTATTTTATTCAAGAACTCTttattactaagaaaaatttcCATAAGTGAGGTTTTGATAACACCACAGTGCAACACTATTTGTCCTAACATTATTTTTTGCCCACTCACAAGCTAAATTCTTCGTAAGTTGATTAATTGTAGCTTTGGTCGATGCATAATTTGATCCACCACTAAATTGTTAAAGACCTATGCCTAAGGAAATGAATATAATGCTTCCTGCTTCTGACACTTTTAGAATAGTATGTGTAAGTTGGCACAAATGGTATGTAGATTCAAAGTTAGCTGTCATGAGTTTTGAAAATTCTTCAACAGAGTACTCAAtagttgactttttgatattttTGCCAACATTATTCACAAGAATGTTGAGACTACCATTAAAAATAGAACCCATTTTCTCAATTAGCTTCTCTCTCTAGGCTGGTGATGTTGCATCACAAATTGACCCAATGCCTTTCAAGCACTTATTTAGCTCTGCTTCATTTTCTTGAACATGTGTGCAATCTAACTTCTAGCCCAACAAGCTCTTCCATCATTGCTTTCCCAATTCTGCGAGTGCCACCAATGTTAAGAGTGTTAATTCCCTAAAGAGACCATCTTGGCTGCTTGAAACTGCTTTCTGCCTCTACCATTATTCCATTATGTGTTGCAAGGAAGATGAAGAttgtgattttctttaatttgaaGAATACTCAAGTTCCATATAAGTTGTTTGATAAAATGCTTAACCTTTACTTGTCCAAACCATTGGCCCAAGGTTATATGTGTGCCAACTCAACTTTTTCCCTTTCCATTTGGTAGTCCTTTTACTTGTTAGCGTGAGATCTAAGTTTGATGGTTTCAAAATCAGGCTCGTAGGTGGAGCATGCTTCCCGTCGAATGGCCAAATTAAGCTAAttactattatattttatataagtaGTTTATCTTAAATTTTCTTATGTAAAATTGTAGTAGTATGAAATTTTGTACTTCAGAATTGTATTCTATCTCTATTTAATGAAAGcactatcttttattttctaaaaaaaatgttATCATCTGTAATCATAAAATTCTATCATTTGAAAATAAATAAGGCCAACAAACATTATCATGTAATCTATATTTATATCAGTTACATAAcagagaaaattaaaaaataataattttatttaacaatATCAATTAATCTAAATGATGGGGATAATGTAAACATAACCATCTGTAACTATAAAATTCTATCATTTGTAAATAAAATAGCTTTAGATAAGGCTAACAAACCTTATCgtgtaatttatatttatattagtcACATGATAGAGAAATATAGTTGATCATACCTCATATAGAATCACCTGCAATAAGTTTCTTGTAAT
It encodes:
- the LOC110652116 gene encoding probable calcium-binding protein CML36 → MNQFIKVISPKRLFRSKKDRSIVSRSDPSSYSYGALSSTSSDSSISNDKQGSRGGVVDFGTPTTVLPEISGDWSDISSDIYSELVQAFKLIDRDNDGIISRTELEALLSRLGAEPPSQEELAMMLSEVDQDGDGYISVEALMNLIGSACEPAADEELRVAFEFFDTDQDGKITAEELLGVYKSIGDERCTLDDCRRMIAEVDKNGYGFVCFEDFSRMMELQR